Proteins encoded within one genomic window of Clostridia bacterium:
- a CDS encoding glycerate kinase yields the protein MRVLIAMDSFKGSLTSFEAADAVEKGLKRVFKNASVEKVAVADGGEGTVDALVQSLDGEFVSIEVSDPLGNKVQARYGIVNGDTAVIEMAEASGLCLIPESKRNPLITSTFGTGELIADALKRGCTKVIMGIGGSATNDGGMGMAKALGVKFYDADGNDVGHGGGALGRLVRIDVSGMNTEVGKAEFLAACDVNNPLYGNTGASKIFAPQKGATDEMVEILDRNLCHYASIVKNCLGIDLEEVPGAGAAGGLGAGLMVFCKAKLVKGIDLVLDLLKIDEKIKMADIVITGEGRIDSQTAYGKLPVGIAKVAKKYNKPVFAIAGFIGEGAELVYESGIDSILSSMTGPMSLEQSMQNSKRLIADASERLFRIVYTLRV from the coding sequence ATGAGAGTATTGATAGCTATGGATTCATTTAAAGGAAGTCTGACTTCTTTCGAAGCAGCAGATGCTGTAGAAAAAGGTTTGAAAAGGGTATTCAAAAATGCTTCAGTAGAAAAGGTTGCCGTTGCCGATGGTGGTGAAGGCACCGTAGATGCTCTCGTACAATCTCTTGATGGGGAATTTGTAAGTATCGAAGTTTCAGATCCATTAGGGAATAAGGTACAAGCCAGGTATGGAATTGTTAATGGTGACACGGCAGTGATAGAAATGGCAGAGGCATCAGGATTATGCCTTATTCCGGAAAGCAAAAGAAATCCTCTGATTACGTCTACCTTTGGCACAGGAGAACTGATTGCTGATGCTCTTAAAAGGGGTTGCACGAAAGTGATAATGGGCATTGGCGGAAGTGCAACAAATGATGGCGGAATGGGTATGGCAAAGGCACTGGGTGTAAAATTTTATGATGCCGATGGAAATGACGTAGGACATGGTGGTGGTGCACTTGGACGGTTGGTTAGAATTGATGTTTCGGGCATGAATACAGAAGTTGGAAAAGCAGAGTTCCTGGCGGCATGTGATGTAAATAACCCTTTATATGGGAACACGGGCGCGTCAAAGATATTTGCTCCTCAAAAGGGTGCTACTGACGAAATGGTAGAAATATTGGACAGGAATCTTTGTCATTATGCTTCAATCGTTAAAAACTGTTTGGGGATAGACCTGGAGGAAGTTCCGGGGGCAGGTGCGGCAGGTGGGTTGGGAGCAGGGCTTATGGTTTTTTGCAAAGCGAAGCTTGTTAAAGGTATAGATTTAGTGCTTGATTTGTTGAAAATTGATGAAAAGATTAAAATGGCGGATATAGTTATTACCGGTGAGGGAAGGATAGACAGCCAGACTGCTTATGGCAAATTGCCTGTAGGAATAGCAAAAGTTGCAAAAAAATACAATAAGCCTGTTTTTGCTATTGCCGGATTTATTGGAGAAGGTGCTGAACTTGTTTATGAATCCGGTATAGACTCTATACTCAGTTCTATGACAGGACCTATGTCATTGGAGCAATCAATGCAAAATTCTAAAAGGCTGATTGCTGATGCCAGTGAAAGGCTTTTCCGAATAGTATATACTTTAAGAGTGTAG
- a CDS encoding M14 family metallopeptidase has protein sequence METLQLGSVGPYVKLIQSLLRRVGYYAGPVDGVFGAQTRQAVITFQRNNGLTPDGIVGPATWNIFMRFLRGYDTYTIRQGDTIYNLARRYYTTVNSILTANPGINPDSLVVGSTITVPYGIDVVFTDIDYTYRIMETDIQGLKARYPFLETGIAGKSVQGKNLYYIRLGTGPKQLFYNGAHHAIEWITTPLLMKFTENFLRAYSSNFVLRGYNPRDIWNRASIYIIPMVNPDGVDLVLEGISRQNPYYEFVNRINNTGLPISRVWKANIRGVDINLNYPASWEEEKQDEIEMGIISPAPQGYGGTAPLTEPESIALVNFTRQHNFRMVLAYHTQGRVIYWSYLNLAPPEGLRIAQVFGRLSGYAVSENPAEASYAGYKDWFIQEYRRPGYTVEVGLGVNPISITQFNTIYNENEGILLQAPYE, from the coding sequence ATGGAAACTTTGCAGCTAGGATCTGTCGGACCTTATGTCAAACTAATCCAGAGCCTGCTCCGGAGAGTCGGTTATTATGCAGGTCCTGTAGATGGAGTATTTGGAGCTCAAACAAGACAGGCAGTCATTACTTTTCAAAGAAATAACGGTCTCACACCTGATGGAATAGTTGGTCCTGCCACCTGGAATATATTCATGCGGTTTTTAAGAGGATATGATACATATACTATCCGTCAAGGAGATACAATCTATAACCTTGCCAGAAGATACTATACAACCGTAAATTCTATTCTTACAGCCAATCCTGGTATAAACCCGGATTCCCTTGTAGTAGGTAGCACTATTACAGTACCTTATGGAATTGATGTGGTATTTACAGATATAGATTACACCTACAGGATAATGGAAACGGATATCCAGGGTCTGAAAGCAAGATATCCGTTTCTGGAAACAGGTATTGCCGGAAAAAGTGTCCAGGGAAAAAATCTGTACTATATCAGGCTTGGAACAGGGCCGAAACAGTTGTTTTATAATGGCGCACATCATGCAATAGAGTGGATTACTACACCATTGTTAATGAAGTTCACCGAAAATTTTTTAAGGGCATATTCCTCAAATTTCGTACTCAGAGGTTACAATCCACGTGATATATGGAACCGGGCAAGTATTTACATTATTCCTATGGTGAATCCCGATGGAGTAGACCTTGTATTAGAGGGAATAAGCCGTCAAAACCCTTATTATGAGTTCGTAAACAGAATAAACAACACCGGGCTACCTATATCACGGGTATGGAAAGCAAACATCAGAGGCGTGGATATAAACCTGAATTATCCTGCCAGTTGGGAAGAAGAAAAACAGGATGAAATAGAAATGGGGATCATAAGTCCTGCGCCTCAGGGCTATGGTGGAACTGCCCCTTTAACTGAACCCGAGAGCATAGCTCTGGTCAACTTTACACGACAACACAACTTCAGAATGGTGCTAGCATACCACACCCAGGGAAGAGTTATATATTGGTCTTATCTGAACCTCGCTCCGCCGGAAGGTTTAAGAATCGCGCAAGTGTTTGGACGTTTAAGCGGCTATGCTGTTTCTGAGAATCCAGCCGAAGCATCTTATGCAGGTTATAAGGATTGGTTTATCCAGGAATACAGAAGACCAGGATATACTGTGGAAGTAGGACTTGGCGTAAATCCTATATCCATAACGCAGTTCAATACCATATATAACGAAAACGAAGGTATTCTTCTTCAGGCGCCATACGAATAA
- a CDS encoding AraC family transcriptional regulator, translating into MNPNVSQVHISMEDFSPKVLRSYFLTSGTELPKGYKFSKRNVYDYEIEFFLDSNGAMVLDDKVYPVQYGDVAFRKPGQTTQGIMQFNCYLICVDLLGNTNKNSDTYDFIKEQEFQNYYINPVLESIPPLFHPPMGKKYQFLFDSLLKEFINPGKTSAMLLKSYLLQLISELYLDSCDPLLNGIVPLSPYYAVITKVVEYIKHNFQNKLTLSNLAELAGLSPNHLHKVFTRTLGITPNEFITKIRLEKAKELLVKTSLPISNIALNCGFENTPYFSFLFKKQLSFTPGEFRKRYNYIT; encoded by the coding sequence ATGAATCCAAATGTCAGTCAAGTTCATATTTCAATGGAAGACTTTTCACCAAAAGTGCTTAGAAGCTACTTCCTAACCAGCGGTACAGAACTACCGAAGGGCTATAAATTCAGCAAACGTAATGTGTATGATTATGAGATTGAGTTTTTCTTGGACAGTAATGGAGCAATGGTGCTTGATGATAAGGTATATCCGGTACAATATGGCGATGTTGCATTCAGAAAACCAGGACAAACAACCCAGGGAATAATGCAGTTCAATTGCTATCTTATTTGTGTTGATCTTCTGGGTAACACAAATAAGAATTCTGATACCTATGATTTTATTAAGGAACAGGAATTTCAAAATTACTATATAAACCCGGTACTTGAATCTATCCCCCCGCTTTTCCACCCACCAATGGGAAAAAAATATCAATTTCTTTTTGATTCCCTGCTGAAGGAATTCATAAACCCCGGGAAAACTTCAGCCATGCTACTCAAGTCTTATCTGCTTCAGTTGATATCAGAACTCTACCTGGACTCGTGCGACCCGCTGCTAAACGGTATAGTACCATTATCACCATATTATGCAGTTATTACAAAAGTAGTAGAATACATCAAACATAATTTCCAAAACAAGTTGACCCTTAGTAATTTGGCAGAGCTTGCAGGCTTGAGCCCAAATCATCTGCATAAGGTTTTCACGCGTACTTTGGGCATCACTCCTAACGAATTTATTACAAAAATAAGGCTGGAAAAAGCAAAAGAACTTCTTGTAAAAACAAGCTTACCCATTTCCAATATTGCACTTAATTGTGGTTTTGAAAACACGCCTTACTTCAGTTTTCTGTTCAAAAAGCAGTTAAGCTTTACACCGGGTGAGTTCAGAAAAAGATACAACTATATCACCTAG
- a CDS encoding maltose ABC transporter substrate-binding protein, which translates to MKKNIRVAALVMSIFLVVTLLAACGDKADQDGPKGASQNNEPKELTVWTHLTEKSEYPVVKKIAEEWAEKTGNKVKVVYDQSSFQAYSQAAASSKGPDIMFGMPHNDLGVFQRANLLEEVPSDVIDKSKYVDVAIDAVTHNGKIYALPLAMDSMALFYNPEKVTTPPATFEEFIEQAKKVGFMYHFPDLFSSYPFIAGSGAYVFKNNSGTLDVNDIGLGNEGAVKGYALIRSFIKEHNFFKADCTGDIANGNFKAGKIGFFLGGPWDVDGFRKANVKFAVTPLPKMDGKIMPTFVSLQAAFVSAKSKNKETAWELMKYMAENSPVPLFKSGNRIPVLKAELEKPEVKGDKIISAFAEQASNGNPIPNIPEMNAAWDPVKNNILLVVSDKSTPEKAGVDVVTQIKQGISTLQSK; encoded by the coding sequence ATGAAGAAAAACATTAGAGTTGCGGCTTTGGTAATGTCAATTTTTCTTGTGGTGACTTTATTGGCAGCTTGTGGTGACAAAGCAGACCAAGATGGCCCTAAAGGTGCATCACAAAACAATGAACCAAAAGAACTAACTGTATGGACTCATCTTACGGAGAAATCGGAATATCCCGTAGTGAAGAAAATTGCTGAGGAGTGGGCAGAGAAAACCGGAAATAAGGTGAAAGTTGTTTATGATCAGAGTAGTTTCCAGGCATATTCACAGGCTGCTGCAAGTAGTAAAGGCCCAGACATTATGTTCGGTATGCCCCACAATGACCTCGGAGTATTTCAGCGGGCAAATCTGCTTGAAGAAGTACCTTCTGATGTGATTGACAAGTCAAAATATGTGGATGTTGCCATAGATGCAGTAACACATAATGGCAAAATTTATGCACTTCCACTTGCGATGGACTCAATGGCTTTGTTCTATAACCCTGAAAAAGTGACTACACCTCCGGCTACATTTGAAGAGTTTATAGAACAGGCAAAAAAAGTAGGTTTTATGTACCACTTTCCGGATTTGTTTTCAAGCTATCCTTTTATAGCCGGTAGCGGAGCATATGTATTTAAAAACAATAGTGGAACTCTTGATGTGAATGATATCGGGCTTGGCAATGAAGGAGCTGTAAAGGGTTATGCGTTAATAAGAAGTTTCATAAAAGAACATAATTTCTTTAAAGCTGATTGCACAGGTGATATAGCAAATGGTAATTTCAAAGCCGGGAAAATTGGATTTTTCCTCGGGGGACCATGGGATGTAGATGGCTTCAGAAAGGCTAATGTCAAGTTTGCTGTTACACCGCTTCCCAAAATGGATGGAAAGATTATGCCAACTTTTGTTTCATTGCAGGCTGCATTTGTAAGCGCAAAGTCAAAAAACAAAGAAACTGCATGGGAGCTTATGAAATACATGGCTGAAAATAGTCCTGTACCTTTATTTAAATCAGGAAACAGAATTCCTGTACTTAAAGCTGAATTAGAAAAGCCTGAAGTAAAGGGAGACAAGATAATTTCTGCGTTTGCAGAACAGGCTTCAAACGGTAATCCTATTCCTAATATACCTGAAATGAATGCTGCTTGGGATCCTGTAAAAAATAACATTCTTCTGGTTGTCAGCGATAAATCCACACCTGAAAAAGCAGGAGTTGATGTGGTAACTCAGATTAAGCAGGGTATATCAACATTACAATCAAAATAA
- a CDS encoding sugar ABC transporter permease: MKKFTGPRAGIQPYLFLSPALISIFLISFLPVVYTIFLAFTNYSLNHLDDYKIIGMENFGTILTGHLRPIFLPVFLWTVSFALITTTGSFLIGLIMAIVLNNRNMRETRIYRAILIVPWALPSTIAVLAWQGLLNETYGGINGMLGLLNLPNNIPWLNDPFWARVGLIIVSLWLGFPYMMNVSLGVLQSVEPSLYESADMDGATSWQKFRRITLPLITSASLPLVISSFAFNFNNFGAAYLITQGNPPRPDTQFAGFTDILTSAGYKMTAQFFRYDLASALSILVFLVIGTITLVNMKLTRSFEEVD, encoded by the coding sequence ATGAAGAAATTTACCGGCCCAAGAGCTGGCATACAACCGTATTTATTCTTGTCGCCAGCACTGATATCGATTTTTCTTATTAGTTTTTTACCAGTTGTATATACTATTTTTCTTGCATTCACAAATTATAGCCTTAACCATTTGGACGACTACAAGATAATAGGTATGGAAAATTTCGGGACTATCCTTACAGGACATTTAAGACCTATATTCCTGCCTGTGTTTCTATGGACTGTGTCCTTTGCATTGATAACAACCACAGGGTCTTTTCTTATCGGATTGATTATGGCAATTGTACTAAATAACCGCAATATGAGAGAAACAAGGATATATCGTGCCATTCTCATAGTACCCTGGGCATTGCCTTCTACGATAGCAGTGCTTGCGTGGCAAGGATTGCTGAATGAAACCTATGGCGGGATAAACGGAATGCTGGGGCTTCTAAACCTTCCTAATAATATTCCCTGGCTGAATGACCCTTTTTGGGCAAGAGTGGGATTAATCATAGTATCCTTATGGCTGGGCTTTCCTTATATGATGAATGTTTCACTGGGAGTGCTTCAATCAGTAGAACCATCCCTTTATGAGTCAGCAGATATGGATGGAGCAACATCGTGGCAAAAATTCAGGCGTATAACACTTCCTTTGATTACGTCGGCATCACTTCCTCTTGTAATATCATCTTTTGCATTTAACTTTAATAATTTTGGTGCAGCGTACCTGATTACCCAAGGAAATCCGCCAAGACCGGACACGCAGTTTGCGGGGTTTACTGACATACTTACAAGTGCGGGCTACAAAATGACAGCTCAATTTTTCAGGTATGATTTAGCTTCAGCTCTCAGTATATTGGTTTTCCTGGTAATTGGAACAATTACTCTTGTAAACATGAAACTGACACGGTCCTTTGAGGAGGTGGATTAA
- a CDS encoding sugar ABC transporter permease → MEENTSTNIRRTYRKRLRPSELRTLWISRFFVWIVILLTLFPTIWVFAASMSRGDSFFLGSVFPKEFALDNYKGLFTDTNFPLWLLNSFKVSTGASIFQLVLTATAAYAFSRMRFPGRKYGLMSLLLLQIFPSAMSLSAIYAVIYRFDLIDNMGILIVILAGGSAYNIWLLKNYIDKLPRELDEAAVVDGAGHLQVFWRIILPLAMPMLVVIFLFTFIGVYSEFMISSIVAQSPENYTLPVGLRTFINNQFSAHWTLFSAAAVVSSLPIMVMFMLLQKFIQGGLAAGAVKG, encoded by the coding sequence ATGGAAGAAAACACTTCTACAAATATCAGAAGAACGTACAGGAAAAGGTTAAGGCCTTCAGAGTTGAGAACACTCTGGATAAGTAGATTTTTCGTCTGGATAGTGATTTTGCTTACTCTTTTTCCGACGATATGGGTGTTTGCAGCATCTATGTCAAGAGGGGACAGTTTTTTCCTCGGTTCGGTTTTTCCGAAGGAATTTGCCCTGGATAACTATAAAGGATTATTTACCGATACCAACTTCCCACTCTGGCTGTTGAACAGCTTTAAAGTGAGTACCGGTGCATCTATATTTCAGTTGGTACTGACTGCAACGGCTGCATATGCATTTTCCAGGATGAGGTTCCCCGGAAGAAAATACGGACTGATGTCTTTGCTGCTGCTGCAGATATTCCCCTCCGCAATGTCCCTTTCTGCTATATATGCTGTTATTTACAGATTTGATCTTATAGACAACATGGGGATACTTATTGTGATTCTGGCAGGGGGAAGTGCATATAATATCTGGCTGCTGAAAAACTATATTGACAAGCTGCCCAGAGAACTGGATGAGGCTGCTGTAGTAGATGGTGCGGGGCATTTGCAGGTATTCTGGAGGATTATTCTGCCTCTGGCAATGCCAATGCTTGTAGTTATTTTCCTGTTCACCTTCATTGGTGTTTACAGCGAATTTATGATATCGAGTATCGTTGCACAATCGCCTGAAAACTATACTTTACCTGTAGGACTCAGGACTTTTATAAATAATCAGTTCTCTGCACACTGGACATTGTTTTCCGCTGCTGCTGTCGTTTCATCTTTACCTATAATGGTAATGTTTATGCTGCTTCAGAAATTTATACAGGGTGGACTTGCAGCAGGTGCTGTAAAGGGTTGA
- a CDS encoding amylo-alpha-1,6-glucosidase, which yields MEFGKPDWKTYEQGIQKEWLITNGTGGYASSTIIGANTRRYHGLLIASLNPPVNRCMLLSKIDESVIVDGNTHELCSYESSEGIKHGYHYLERVTVKHLPVFNFRVEDIFIEKKISMVYGENTVVIAYHIINGLRDIKLRLTPLVNCRDHHENSNKANMNFRQQCSLRSVVVFPEGYDNRNGVNIFCSTGSFVQEKDKYLVNMEYAIERERGLNSKDDHYIPGYFDIKLDAGEEKYISVLATTERIIKNTDGRALIDAEEKRVETLVDSSGYIDGFARQLVAASDKFIVARQSTGTKTIIAGYPWFTDWGRDTMIAFPGLTLATGRFQDAREILHTFARYVKNGLVPNMFPDEGQEPIYNTVDASLWYFEAINKYLQYTGDHEYIKNKLFGIMNEIIHAYATGTDFGIKMDRDGLISAGDKTTQLTWMDVKVGDWVVTPRHGKAVEINALWYNALKIMANLSEKYGYTNTNYEEMASKAKKAFIDSFWNEKEQCLVDVITEGKKDCSIRPNQIFAVSLSHHIIEGDMAKKVVSRVWKDLYTAYGLRSLAPDEKDYIGIYKGDIYKRDGAYHQGTVWAWLLGHFITAYMKAFGYNEDSRKQALRFIEPMKDHMRDACIGSISEIFDGNEPLLPRGCFAQAWSVAEILRAYVEDIYPHINKKLFPHRVN from the coding sequence GTGGAATTTGGAAAACCGGATTGGAAGACATACGAACAGGGTATTCAAAAGGAATGGCTTATAACAAACGGTACTGGTGGTTATGCCTCATCGACTATAATTGGTGCGAATACGAGAAGGTATCACGGGTTGCTTATTGCTTCTTTGAATCCCCCGGTAAACAGATGCATGCTGCTGTCAAAGATAGATGAAAGCGTTATTGTTGACGGCAATACACATGAACTATGTTCTTATGAATCGTCTGAAGGTATAAAACATGGGTATCACTACCTTGAGCGAGTTACTGTAAAACATCTGCCTGTCTTTAATTTCAGGGTAGAAGATATTTTTATTGAGAAAAAAATCAGTATGGTGTATGGTGAGAATACAGTAGTCATTGCTTATCATATTATTAATGGTTTGAGAGATATTAAGCTAAGACTTACGCCTCTAGTAAACTGCAGGGATCATCATGAGAACTCAAATAAGGCTAATATGAATTTCAGGCAGCAATGCAGCTTAAGAAGTGTTGTTGTGTTTCCAGAGGGGTACGATAATAGAAACGGAGTTAATATTTTTTGTAGTACTGGTTCCTTTGTTCAGGAAAAAGACAAGTATTTAGTTAATATGGAATATGCAATTGAGAGGGAGCGTGGACTAAACTCAAAAGATGATCATTACATTCCCGGATATTTTGACATTAAGTTAGACGCAGGGGAAGAAAAATACATATCAGTCCTCGCAACTACTGAGAGGATAATCAAGAATACTGATGGTAGAGCGCTGATAGATGCTGAGGAAAAAAGGGTTGAAACCCTAGTTGATTCTTCAGGGTATATTGATGGATTTGCAAGGCAGCTTGTGGCTGCCAGCGATAAATTTATTGTTGCCAGGCAGTCTACCGGAACAAAGACAATAATTGCAGGTTATCCATGGTTTACTGACTGGGGAAGGGATACAATGATTGCTTTTCCGGGGTTGACTTTAGCTACAGGCAGATTTCAGGATGCCAGAGAGATACTCCATACATTTGCCAGATATGTAAAGAACGGACTTGTTCCAAACATGTTTCCGGATGAAGGTCAGGAACCCATATACAACACTGTAGACGCTTCCTTATGGTATTTTGAGGCAATAAACAAGTATCTGCAATATACGGGAGATCATGAGTATATTAAGAATAAACTCTTTGGTATAATGAATGAAATAATCCATGCTTATGCTACAGGTACGGATTTTGGAATAAAAATGGATAGAGACGGTCTTATTTCGGCAGGTGACAAAACCACTCAGCTTACATGGATGGATGTAAAGGTCGGGGATTGGGTTGTGACACCAAGACATGGAAAAGCGGTAGAGATTAACGCGCTATGGTATAATGCACTGAAAATTATGGCAAACCTTTCTGAAAAGTATGGATATACTAATACCAATTATGAAGAGATGGCTTCGAAAGCCAAAAAAGCATTTATCGACAGCTTCTGGAATGAAAAGGAACAATGCCTTGTTGATGTCATTACTGAAGGCAAAAAGGATTGCAGTATAAGGCCAAACCAAATATTTGCAGTAAGTCTTTCGCATCATATCATTGAAGGAGATATGGCAAAAAAAGTAGTCAGCAGAGTGTGGAAGGACTTGTATACGGCGTATGGACTTAGAAGCTTAGCTCCTGATGAGAAAGACTATATAGGAATTTACAAGGGCGATATATATAAAAGGGATGGGGCATATCACCAGGGGACTGTGTGGGCATGGCTGCTCGGTCACTTTATAACAGCTTATATGAAAGCTTTCGGGTATAATGAGGATAGTAGAAAACAGGCATTACGAT